A part of Bacteroidia bacterium genomic DNA contains:
- the lysS gene encoding lysine--tRNA ligase produces the protein MSDHHFSDQEIIRREELQQLRNLGINPYPAELFPVNIKAKDIEEGFEAGKEGFDNLCLAGRITTKRVMGKASFAELEDSSGKIQIYIARDEICPGEDKTLYNEVFKRLTSLGDIVGIRGEAFITQTGEKTVKATEFVILSKILRPIPFSKETDEKLYETFTDTEQRYRMRYLDMILHPKVRETFRKRTTLVQTMREYLNEKGYLEVETPILQPLYGGAAARPFKTHHNTLDMTLYLRIANELYLKRLIVGGYDGVYEFSKDFRNEGMSRFHNPEFTQVELYVAYKDYEWMMNLVEEMVEKVAIAVNGNTKVQVGENIIDFKRPWKRYTMYESIQAFTGIDISEMDEAGLRQVAHSLHIPVDDTMGRGKLIDEIFGEKVEPNLIQPTFITDYPVEMSPLAKKHRSKPGLVERFEAICNSKEICNAFSELNDPIDQRERFEEQLELGKRGDDEAMLLDEDFLRALEYGMPPTAGLGIGIDRLSMIMTNSASIQDVLFFPQMKPEKKAAVVSKDDFIAAGVAEEFAALVMETGIRTVQALKEANPNKLHQDVCGLIKKKKLDLRKPAKEEVENWVRGN, from the coding sequence ATGAGCGATCATCATTTTTCCGATCAGGAAATCATCCGAAGAGAAGAGCTTCAACAGCTTCGAAACCTGGGCATCAACCCCTATCCCGCCGAACTATTTCCCGTAAATATCAAGGCGAAGGACATCGAAGAAGGTTTTGAAGCCGGAAAAGAAGGCTTTGACAACCTCTGCCTTGCCGGCCGCATCACCACCAAACGGGTGATGGGCAAAGCCTCTTTCGCCGAACTCGAAGATTCCTCCGGGAAAATACAAATCTATATCGCCCGCGACGAAATCTGCCCCGGCGAAGACAAAACCCTCTACAACGAAGTATTCAAACGCCTGACTTCCCTCGGCGACATCGTGGGTATCAGGGGCGAAGCTTTTATCACCCAGACCGGTGAAAAAACCGTGAAGGCGACGGAATTTGTGATCCTCTCCAAAATTCTGCGCCCGATTCCCTTTTCCAAAGAGACTGACGAAAAACTCTACGAAACCTTTACCGATACCGAGCAGCGCTACCGCATGCGTTATCTCGATATGATCCTCCACCCCAAAGTGAGGGAAACCTTCCGCAAACGCACCACGCTGGTGCAGACCATGCGCGAATACCTCAACGAAAAAGGGTACCTCGAAGTGGAAACGCCCATTCTCCAGCCCCTCTACGGAGGCGCTGCGGCCCGGCCGTTTAAAACCCACCACAATACCCTCGACATGACCCTTTACCTCCGCATTGCCAATGAGTTGTACCTCAAAAGGCTGATTGTGGGCGGTTATGACGGGGTGTATGAATTTTCCAAAGACTTCCGCAACGAAGGCATGTCGCGTTTCCACAACCCCGAGTTTACCCAGGTGGAACTGTATGTGGCGTATAAAGACTACGAATGGATGATGAACCTCGTGGAAGAAATGGTCGAAAAAGTCGCCATCGCCGTCAACGGAAATACGAAGGTTCAGGTAGGCGAAAACATCATTGACTTCAAACGCCCGTGGAAACGATACACCATGTACGAATCCATCCAGGCATTTACCGGTATAGACATCTCCGAAATGGATGAAGCCGGGTTGCGTCAGGTCGCTCACAGCCTGCATATACCCGTGGACGATACCATGGGCCGGGGCAAACTGATTGACGAAATATTTGGCGAAAAAGTCGAACCGAACCTTATCCAGCCGACCTTTATCACCGACTACCCGGTAGAGATGAGTCCGCTGGCCAAAAAACACCGGAGCAAACCCGGACTGGTAGAGCGGTTTGAGGCCATTTGCAACAGCAAGGAGATTTGCAACGCCTTCTCCGAACTCAACGACCCGATAGACCAGCGCGAGCGGTTTGAGGAGCAGTTGGAGCTTGGCAAACGCGGTGACGACGAGGCCATGTTGCTCGACGAAGACTTTCTCCGGGCACTGGAGTACGGCATGCCGCCGACGGCGGGGCTGGGCATCGGCATAGACCGGCTGAGCATGATCATGACCAATTCGGCCTCGATTCAGGACGTGCTGTTTTTCCCACAGATGAAACCCGAGAAAAAAGCCGCAGTGGTTTCCAAAGACGATTTTATCGCCGCAGGCGTGGCCGAAGAATTTGCCGCCCTCGTAATGGAAACCGGCATCCGCACCGTGCAGGCCCTAAAAGAAGCCAACCCCAACAAACTCCATCAGGACGTATGCGGGCTGATCAAAAAGAAAAAACTCGACCTGCGCAAACCCGCGAAAGAAGAAGTGGAGAATTGGGTGAGGGGGAATTAA
- a CDS encoding T9SS type A sorting domain-containing protein, which yields MKTPLLILTFLCLRLVVAAQIPPQFEWARSMGGWQDDDLADLVVAEDGSVYVTGSFTDFICFDTLCFPAASPDTSDIFLAKYDSVGVLQWAKVLGGGGVDQGKALALDSQGNVFLGAGFSGKIDVGGVFLQANNPKKSFYNPLDFFIAKISPQGSILAIFHPNGQAISWLYQISTDRRDNLYIAGITNSDSLIFSDELFLKTNGPGQFFIARLDSVFHPQYLTECVFPGSGARAIKEIEPNRQGELFLTGYFGDTMIVQGNMLSLGLSSHHFLLKLDANGKYQWSELFNGTDIWDMTLDERGNIYFTGSMSDSVLFDTLIVNLGRAKYLAKYSSEGRVQWVKKPVNGFFNNPSLFYNRGQLYLAGSFSHTITIGDSTFTSPREEQLLIARYDTTGNLVWVRAIKNISDHRLLQIEGNTKGDVTLAGGYNYNGLFFDSTLVLNVFPAYMDVFVAQLHRDSLPPLPQPPAEWTVYPNPFEDHIFLWGDFVLGPLNLSLFDLSGREIWKTQMLIEDNIFPFRLSVPVLPDGFYLLRLGQGKRSVIKKMIREI from the coding sequence ATGAAAACACCTCTCCTGATCCTTACTTTTCTGTGCCTGCGCCTTGTGGTGGCCGCGCAGATACCGCCGCAGTTTGAGTGGGCGCGAAGTATGGGCGGCTGGCAGGACGACGACCTCGCCGACCTCGTCGTGGCCGAAGACGGAAGTGTGTATGTCACCGGCTCTTTTACGGATTTTATCTGCTTCGACACCCTCTGTTTTCCCGCTGCCAGCCCCGATACTTCCGATATTTTTCTGGCTAAGTACGACTCGGTGGGGGTGTTGCAGTGGGCAAAGGTATTGGGCGGAGGCGGAGTGGATCAAGGCAAAGCCCTCGCACTCGACAGCCAGGGAAATGTGTTTCTCGGGGCGGGGTTTTCGGGGAAAATAGATGTAGGGGGAGTCTTCTTGCAAGCGAATAATCCCAAAAAATCTTTTTATAACCCCTTAGACTTTTTTATTGCAAAAATTTCTCCTCAAGGTAGTATTCTAGCTATTTTTCATCCTAACGGACAAGCCATTTCCTGGTTATACCAAATTTCTACAGATAGAAGAGATAATTTATACATAGCCGGGATCACAAACTCGGACAGTCTTATTTTTAGTGACGAATTATTCCTCAAAACGAATGGCCCGGGTCAGTTTTTTATTGCCCGATTAGATTCTGTATTTCATCCTCAATACCTTACTGAGTGCGTGTTTCCGGGTTCGGGAGCAAGGGCAATAAAGGAAATAGAACCCAATCGGCAGGGCGAACTTTTTCTCACCGGTTATTTTGGGGATACCATGATTGTTCAGGGCAACATGCTTTCCCTCGGACTTTCCTCCCATCACTTTTTACTGAAACTGGATGCCAACGGGAAGTATCAATGGTCGGAACTGTTTAACGGAACAGATATTTGGGATATGACCCTTGATGAAAGAGGAAACATCTATTTCACAGGAAGCATGAGCGATAGTGTTTTATTTGATACACTTATCGTAAATCTGGGGCGAGCCAAATATCTGGCAAAATATTCTTCAGAAGGACGAGTCCAATGGGTGAAAAAACCGGTAAATGGCTTCTTTAATAACCCTTCCCTCTTCTACAACCGGGGGCAGTTATACCTGGCAGGATCATTCTCCCACACCATCACCATCGGGGATAGTACTTTTACCTCCCCCCGTGAAGAGCAATTGCTGATTGCCCGGTATGATACAACAGGAAATCTGGTTTGGGTTCGGGCGATAAAAAACATTTCTGATCATCGGCTTTTACAGATCGAAGGTAATACAAAAGGCGACGTTACCCTTGCCGGTGGGTACAATTACAACGGGCTTTTTTTTGACTCTACACTCGTACTCAATGTCTTCCCTGCTTATATGGATGTTTTTGTCGCCCAACTCCACCGCGACAGTCTCCCACCACTTCCTCAACCTCCCGCAGAGTGGACGGTATATCCCAATCCTTTTGAGGATCATATCTTCCTTTGGGGAGATTTTGTGTTAGGGCCGCTGAATCTAAGCTTATTTGACTTGTCGGGCCGGGAAATATGGAAGACGCAGATGCTTATAGAAGACAATATTTTTCCCTTCCGCCTATCCGTGCCAGTGCTGCCGGATGGGTTTTATCTGCTGCGGCTTGGGCAGGGGAAGAGATCGGTAATAAAGAAAATGATTAGGGAAATCTGA